In the genome of Paenibacillus pabuli, one region contains:
- a CDS encoding Dps family protein codes for MSTIQTRNNTFANHTTELQDVLNRQIAGWSVLYTKLHHFHWYVKGPHFFTLHAKFEELYNLATANMDEAAERLLAIGGRPVATMAEQLRLSPVEEAQGQLSAEKMVETVVADLQAMVGVINQGIQEAGKAEDHATEDMLIGFTAALDKEVWMLNAFLGK; via the coding sequence ATGAGCACAATCCAAACTAGAAACAACACTTTTGCAAACCATACCACTGAACTTCAAGATGTCCTGAACCGCCAGATCGCAGGTTGGTCTGTACTGTACACCAAATTGCACCACTTCCACTGGTATGTGAAAGGCCCTCATTTCTTCACACTGCATGCCAAATTCGAAGAGCTGTATAACCTGGCTACAGCGAATATGGACGAAGCCGCAGAACGCCTATTGGCCATTGGTGGACGCCCGGTCGCAACGATGGCTGAACAACTGCGGTTGTCACCTGTTGAGGAAGCACAGGGACAGTTGTCGGCTGAAAAAATGGTAGAAACCGTAGTTGCTGATCTGCAAGCGATGGTGGGTGTTATTAACCAGGGTATCCAGGAAGCAGGTAAAGCTGAGGATCATGCAACCGAAGATATGCTGATTGGATTCACTGCTGCTTTGGATAAAGAGGTCTGGATGTTAAACGCATTTTTGGGCAAATAA
- a CDS encoding HAD family hydrolase, which yields MIDKLNAPKSIFFDVDDTLYDHLQPLRGALQQVLGLPEDFPYGEAYHRFRYYSDWLSAQDDLSAVPEPEAVEQMRHRRFELTMAEFGLPLQSGQAEELQAQYLSRQFQIQPFEGAYELIQRLLAEGHKVGLITNGEGKHQQRKLEALDVFSLIPEERIFISGTLGYAKPDTRLFEHVSRQTGCDSGSSYYIGDSWRNDVIGAVDAGWKVIWFNHRGALPESEHQPHHVARSYEEVSRILTSELVHQ from the coding sequence ATGATAGATAAACTAAACGCTCCAAAATCCATCTTTTTCGATGTAGACGATACCTTATATGACCACTTGCAGCCGCTGCGTGGCGCATTACAGCAAGTTCTTGGTCTACCAGAAGATTTCCCGTATGGGGAGGCATACCATCGCTTCCGTTATTATAGCGACTGGCTGTCAGCCCAAGATGACTTGTCTGCTGTACCTGAACCGGAAGCGGTAGAACAGATGCGTCATCGCAGATTTGAGCTGACCATGGCGGAATTTGGACTTCCGCTGCAATCTGGACAGGCCGAAGAACTACAAGCACAGTATTTGAGTAGACAGTTTCAGATCCAGCCCTTTGAGGGAGCGTATGAGCTTATTCAAAGACTTCTTGCAGAAGGGCATAAAGTAGGGTTAATTACTAACGGAGAAGGAAAACATCAGCAGCGAAAGCTCGAAGCGCTGGATGTATTCAGTCTTATTCCCGAGGAACGGATTTTCATATCGGGTACACTTGGTTATGCCAAGCCGGATACAAGATTGTTTGAGCATGTAAGCAGGCAGACAGGATGCGATTCTGGTTCAAGTTATTACATCGGGGATTCCTGGCGTAATGATGTTATCGGTGCAGTGGATGCCGGATGGAAAGTGATCTGGTTCAACCATCGTGGTGCTTTGCCAGAATCAGAGCATCAGCCTCATCACGTTGCGCGCAGTTATGAAGAGGTAAGCCGTATTCTTACATCCGAGTTGGTTCATCAATAA
- a CDS encoding SMI1/KNR4 family protein translates to MKNENRHYRDNHFQEYYMPFDNLIFFGESGIGDLFAFPVTGDRICRDDVFVWNHENDSRNWVAPSVSKYLEWSLQGKIKI, encoded by the coding sequence ATCAAGAATGAAAACAGACATTATCGGGATAACCACTTCCAAGAATATTATATGCCTTTTGATAACCTGATCTTCTTCGGCGAAAGTGGGATTGGGGATCTATTCGCGTTTCCAGTGACAGGGGATAGAATCTGTAGAGATGACGTGTTTGTGTGGAACCATGAAAATGATAGCCGAAATTGGGTTGCACCTTCGGTGTCCAAATATTTGGAATGGTCCTTGCAAGGGAAGATCAAAATCTAG
- a CDS encoding adenine deaminase, with protein sequence MRADQLIKNVHVYNSYYKRFEMNNVAVLDGRFMYVGPGGPEMIEADEVIDARGRYMIPGLIDIHLHIESTMVTPATFSHGLIRCGVTSIVAEPHEMANVFGLEGVQEMMSASRETTVDMFYAIPSSVPATPMETTGGSIEIEDMDVLLATGEIICLGEIMNYVDVIRDPECKTNQILQHIRKNYPDLVIEGHTPKLLGLDLHRLIYAGVDSDHTHQSIEGLQARIAAGMFIEIQEKSMTPEVMEYLIQHDVAQHFCFVTDDVMPDSLVERGHLDHIVRKAIRMGMRPEDAIYAATSTPASRMKMTDRGSIAPGKVADYVLLSNLDTLAVEQVYKNGRKAYDDYEPYKQDRISGQFPPHFYKSVQLDLLGAEDFAIRLSDPKVSGQSEASASDAQLSENALNNCRVMMVKDGSTFVEEHIAQVQAANGELLWEESEYGQIATFERYGVNGNRAHGLIGGDTIKRGAIATTYSHDNHNLLVVGRNREDMILAANTVISSQGGFCVVEDGKVLSHLELPVGGILTEEPLAVVSHQVKELRAAMLSLGYVHYNPIMSISTHSLAVSPALKITDHGLIDVNAGKVVSLII encoded by the coding sequence ATGCGTGCAGATCAACTAATTAAGAATGTACATGTGTATAACAGTTATTATAAACGATTTGAAATGAACAACGTGGCTGTACTGGACGGTAGATTTATGTATGTTGGGCCAGGCGGTCCGGAGATGATTGAAGCCGATGAAGTGATTGATGCACGTGGACGTTACATGATTCCGGGTCTTATTGATATTCATCTGCACATTGAGAGTACGATGGTTACACCGGCAACCTTTTCCCATGGCTTGATCCGCTGCGGGGTAACGTCCATTGTGGCGGAACCGCATGAAATGGCGAATGTGTTTGGGCTGGAAGGTGTGCAGGAGATGATGTCGGCCAGCCGCGAAACAACGGTGGACATGTTCTACGCCATCCCAAGCTCCGTTCCGGCGACGCCAATGGAAACAACGGGTGGTTCAATTGAAATCGAAGACATGGATGTGCTGCTGGCTACAGGAGAGATCATCTGTCTGGGTGAGATCATGAACTATGTGGACGTCATCCGTGATCCGGAATGCAAGACGAACCAGATCCTTCAGCATATTCGCAAAAACTATCCCGATCTTGTGATCGAAGGTCATACACCGAAATTGCTTGGGCTGGATTTGCACCGGCTGATCTATGCTGGCGTGGATTCCGATCATACGCATCAGAGTATTGAGGGCTTGCAGGCGCGAATTGCAGCAGGCATGTTTATAGAAATTCAAGAAAAATCGATGACGCCAGAAGTTATGGAGTACCTGATTCAGCATGATGTCGCTCAGCATTTCTGCTTCGTAACAGACGACGTTATGCCGGATTCGCTGGTGGAACGGGGGCATCTGGATCATATCGTGCGTAAAGCCATTCGGATGGGTATGCGCCCCGAAGATGCAATTTATGCAGCAACCTCAACCCCGGCATCTCGTATGAAAATGACTGATCGCGGTAGCATTGCCCCAGGCAAAGTGGCGGATTATGTGCTGCTGTCCAACTTAGATACACTTGCAGTAGAGCAGGTATACAAAAATGGCCGTAAAGCTTATGACGATTACGAACCGTACAAGCAGGACCGGATTAGTGGACAGTTCCCACCTCACTTTTACAAGAGCGTACAGTTGGATCTGCTGGGAGCCGAGGATTTCGCAATTCGTTTGTCTGATCCGAAGGTCAGTGGGCAAAGTGAAGCATCAGCCTCAGACGCGCAGTTATCTGAAAATGCTCTAAACAACTGCCGGGTTATGATGGTGAAGGATGGTTCAACCTTTGTGGAGGAGCATATTGCACAGGTTCAGGCTGCAAATGGTGAACTGCTCTGGGAAGAGAGCGAATATGGACAGATCGCGACCTTTGAACGTTATGGTGTGAACGGTAACCGGGCACATGGTCTGATTGGTGGAGACACGATTAAGCGTGGGGCTATTGCGACAACATATTCACATGATAACCACAACCTATTGGTCGTAGGGCGCAATCGTGAAGATATGATCTTGGCAGCTAACACGGTGATTTCGAGCCAGGGTGGGTTCTGTGTGGTGGAAGACGGTAAAGTATTGTCACATCTCGAACTCCCTGTTGGTGGCATTTTGACGGAGGAACCGCTGGCGGTCGTGTCACACCAAGTGAAAGAGCTGCGTGCAGCCATGTTGTCTCTTGGTTACGTGCACTATAACCCAATCATGTCGATTAGTACCCATTCCCTCGCAGTAAGTCCGGCTCTCAAAATTACCGATCACGGTCTGATTGATGTAAATGCAGGCAAGGTTGTATCGTTGATAATCTAA
- a CDS encoding ABC transporter ATP-binding protein, with protein MALLTLDRVSVAYDNQTILKDFQLELEKGKLLSLLGPSGCGKTTTLRLIAGFLEATQGKFMFGGKDYTKVPVNKRNFGFVFQSYALFPHLSVYDNVAFGLRMRKVKDKDISSRVMRILEVVNLIGFEKRFPTELSGGQRQRVAIARALVIEPDLLLFDEPLSNLDANLRLNMRVEIRRIQQELGITTLYVSHDQEECFSISDQVAIMNKGVVEQLDRPETIFKYPATEFVAQFIGFHNFIEFAERSDAGDEITLKAGGRLFTATAHPGTARPGARKGAIRPDDLIVSGDTSGDMTNALPGIIKVSTYLGRSYQYVIETELGDFTANQEMEKPYLSGQRVNLIFPQDKLVLVE; from the coding sequence ATGGCATTGCTGACATTGGATCGCGTATCGGTGGCTTACGATAACCAGACGATCCTGAAGGATTTTCAATTGGAGCTGGAAAAAGGTAAGCTGCTCTCCCTGCTCGGACCGAGCGGTTGCGGCAAAACAACTACGCTGCGCCTCATCGCCGGATTCCTGGAAGCAACACAGGGCAAGTTTATGTTCGGCGGCAAGGATTATACGAAGGTTCCGGTAAACAAGCGGAATTTCGGATTTGTATTTCAGAGTTATGCGCTGTTCCCGCATCTGTCAGTCTATGACAACGTGGCCTTCGGCCTGCGGATGCGCAAGGTGAAAGACAAGGATATTTCGTCACGTGTGATGCGCATCCTTGAAGTGGTGAACCTGATCGGGTTTGAGAAACGTTTTCCGACAGAACTGTCTGGTGGTCAGCGTCAGCGTGTGGCGATTGCCCGCGCACTGGTCATTGAACCGGATTTGCTATTGTTCGACGAGCCACTCAGTAACCTGGATGCCAACCTGAGACTCAACATGCGGGTGGAGATCCGCCGCATTCAGCAGGAACTGGGCATTACGACGCTTTATGTCTCTCATGACCAGGAGGAGTGTTTCTCCATCTCGGATCAGGTAGCCATTATGAACAAAGGCGTAGTCGAGCAGCTCGACCGCCCGGAGACGATTTTTAAATACCCGGCTACGGAATTTGTAGCCCAATTTATCGGCTTCCATAATTTTATCGAGTTTGCTGAACGTAGTGATGCAGGAGATGAGATCACGCTAAAAGCAGGTGGACGTTTGTTCACCGCAACAGCGCATCCCGGAACAGCACGTCCCGGTGCACGCAAAGGTGCAATTCGCCCGGATGATCTGATCGTTAGTGGAGATACCTCCGGAGACATGACAAATGCTTTGCCAGGAATTATCAAAGTAAGCACATACCTTGGACGCAGTTATCAGTACGTCATTGAGACAGAACTTGGTGACTTCACGGCCAATCAGGAGATGGAGAAGCCATATCTCAGCGGACAGCGGGTTAATCTGATTTTCCCGCAGGATAAGCTTGTCCTTGTAGAGTAG
- a CDS encoding ABC transporter permease, producing MREKHIGLGLFSLLVFIFLLGPLLIISVTSFEPGTVLKFPPEGFSLRWYENIFNTGGFLRTFQTSIIISLLGNLLALLLGVPAAYALSRYDFKGKSVLNALFLSPVLIPGIVLGFTLMKYLIVIYHLPMYLGLLIGHTIIMLPFIIRVIASSLSSFDFAVEEAALSLGAGRVRTFFQIVLPNIRSGILAAVLIAFLESFNNVDISVFMTGPGVSTLPIQMLTYVENYFDPTIAAISVLLMVLTGLLMFVIERIMGGFSYFTKR from the coding sequence ATGCGGGAGAAACATATCGGGCTGGGCCTGTTCAGTCTGCTGGTCTTTATCTTTCTGCTGGGCCCGCTTCTGATCATCTCGGTGACTTCGTTTGAACCGGGGACAGTACTCAAATTTCCGCCGGAGGGCTTCTCCCTCCGCTGGTACGAGAATATTTTCAACACAGGCGGTTTCCTCCGCACGTTCCAGACGTCCATCATCATTTCCCTGCTGGGGAATTTGTTGGCGCTGTTGCTCGGGGTTCCGGCTGCGTATGCACTTAGTCGTTACGATTTCAAAGGCAAGTCCGTGCTGAATGCACTGTTCCTGTCTCCGGTACTCATTCCGGGAATCGTGCTTGGTTTTACATTGATGAAATACCTGATCGTGATCTATCATCTGCCGATGTATTTGGGTTTGCTGATCGGTCACACGATTATTATGCTTCCATTTATCATTCGCGTTATCGCATCGAGTCTGTCGAGCTTTGACTTTGCAGTAGAAGAAGCAGCCCTGAGTCTCGGCGCAGGACGGGTGAGAACGTTCTTCCAGATCGTGCTGCCTAACATTCGCTCAGGCATTCTCGCGGCGGTGCTGATTGCCTTTTTGGAGTCGTTCAACAACGTGGATATTTCTGTGTTTATGACCGGACCAGGGGTAAGCACATTGCCAATTCAGATGCTAACCTATGTAGAAAATTATTTTGACCCAACCATTGCAGCCATTTCCGTGCTCTTGATGGTGTTAACTGGACTTTTAATGTTCGTGATCGAACGGATCATGGGCGGATTCTCATACTTTACTAAACGTTAA
- a CDS encoding ABC transporter permease translates to MKKSVYWLLLPGFIFLAAFMIIPIVLTIGSTFFQENSFTFEGYMHFFRDPYFLKILLTTLQVSVVTTIVCVVLGFPTAYYISRKAPRRKGILLALAIFPLLTSPVVRSFSWMIILGRKGLINNALVGLGIVDKPLDILYTPAAMMIGLTHLFLPLMIISLVGVLENIDGDLLKAAQSLGASRFTAFRRVVFPLAVPGLVIGAVLVFVGSLTAYTTPALLGGKQRVIATFLYQNAMTLNDWYLASVVAAIMIVITFVVVGVMNKMAKTLNPKG, encoded by the coding sequence ATGAAGAAATCAGTATACTGGCTATTGCTGCCAGGATTCATATTTTTGGCGGCATTTATGATCATTCCGATTGTCCTGACGATCGGATCGACATTTTTTCAGGAAAACTCCTTCACGTTTGAAGGATACATGCATTTTTTCAGAGACCCTTACTTTTTGAAAATATTGCTTACGACGCTGCAAGTCAGCGTGGTCACCACTATCGTTTGCGTGGTGCTCGGATTCCCGACAGCTTATTATATCTCACGAAAAGCGCCGCGCCGCAAAGGCATTCTGCTCGCGCTGGCCATCTTCCCACTACTAACGAGTCCGGTTGTACGCTCGTTTAGCTGGATGATTATTCTCGGACGCAAAGGGCTGATCAACAACGCCCTCGTTGGGCTTGGTATCGTGGATAAGCCGCTGGATATTCTGTACACGCCGGCAGCCATGATGATTGGTTTGACCCATCTGTTCCTGCCCCTCATGATCATTTCCCTGGTCGGTGTCCTTGAGAACATTGACGGTGATCTGCTTAAGGCAGCCCAGAGTCTGGGTGCATCACGCTTCACGGCATTCCGCCGGGTGGTATTCCCGCTGGCTGTGCCAGGTCTCGTGATCGGTGCCGTACTTGTTTTTGTCGGAAGCCTGACGGCTTATACGACGCCTGCACTATTGGGAGGCAAACAGCGCGTCATTGCGACGTTCCTTTATCAGAACGCCATGACCCTGAACGACTGGTATCTGGCCTCGGTCGTTGCCGCGATTATGATTGTCATTACGTTTGTCGTGGTCGGTGTCATGAACAAAATGGCCAAAACTTTAAATCCGAAGGGGTAG
- a CDS encoding nucleoside hydrolase: protein MSETGNRIILDVDTGIDDALAILLAVKSRKLDILGITTVCGNVSLQQATDNTCKILELAGAPSIPVIAGAAGPLTRKSHYEHRVHGQDGLGGALPDPAVSKQADEGFAPDFIVEQAKLYPGELTLIMTAPLTNLALALMKCPELPALLKEVIFMGGVVRGHGNVTPTAEYNTYADPEAARIVMHAGFEKLTQVGLDVTRQTLLNEEAIGRLTNLVLRDYVAQSTEIYIKRYEEMNGIRACALHDPLAVGVALAPELVGRKAYYVDVETASRLCDGQMVCDFQNRLGEQPNTLVCETVDAEAFLELFINALNS, encoded by the coding sequence ATGAGTGAAACAGGAAATCGCATCATTCTGGATGTGGATACTGGTATTGATGACGCGCTGGCAATCTTGCTGGCCGTCAAAAGTCGGAAGCTGGACATTCTCGGAATTACCACAGTCTGTGGGAACGTATCGCTCCAGCAGGCAACGGATAATACATGCAAAATTCTCGAGCTGGCAGGAGCGCCCTCCATTCCGGTCATTGCCGGAGCAGCTGGCCCTCTCACGCGCAAGTCTCACTATGAACACCGGGTACACGGACAAGACGGATTGGGCGGTGCGCTGCCTGATCCGGCCGTGTCCAAGCAGGCGGATGAAGGTTTTGCCCCGGACTTTATCGTTGAACAAGCGAAGTTGTACCCAGGCGAATTAACACTCATTATGACCGCGCCGTTAACGAATCTGGCGCTGGCTCTGATGAAGTGTCCTGAGCTACCTGCATTATTGAAGGAAGTCATCTTTATGGGTGGCGTCGTTCGTGGACATGGCAATGTTACACCTACTGCGGAGTACAACACGTACGCCGATCCCGAAGCCGCACGCATTGTCATGCATGCAGGTTTCGAGAAGCTGACGCAGGTTGGCTTGGATGTTACCCGTCAAACGCTGCTGAACGAAGAAGCCATCGGACGATTGACTAATCTGGTATTGCGCGATTACGTGGCACAGAGCACAGAGATTTACATCAAGCGGTATGAAGAAATGAACGGAATACGCGCATGTGCCCTGCATGATCCACTAGCAGTGGGCGTCGCGCTTGCCCCGGAACTGGTTGGACGCAAAGCGTATTACGTCGATGTAGAGACAGCCAGCCGCCTGTGCGATGGCCAGATGGTATGCGACTTCCAAAACCGTTTGGGCGAACAGCCCAACACACTCGTCTGCGAAACAGTAGACGCCGAAGCGTTCCTTGAGTTGTTTATCAACGCGTTAAATTCTTAA
- a CDS encoding ABC transporter substrate-binding protein yields MKKWISGLAAVAMTSVLLAGCGSSTENATGGSGSGGTAPTKLVISTWGFSEDFFNEEVFGPFEKEHNVDIVLEVGNNAERLNKIRQGTSNVDVIYLSDYYAQQGIDEGLFEKIDRSKIPNVNDIYDIAKAPLGEDYGPAYTVGQLGIAYNPDLVSKEVTSWADLWDPAFANNLTIPNITATAGPMVLDAASRVAGNDTFNEDAAFAELKKLSGNVVKFYTQTSEFVNMFSQEEIAGGPIMEMYFKDLKAAVPNAKFVTPSEGAYAVMNTINVVKGSKNKELAEEFINWQLSQDVQAKSAKAKVDSPVNTKVELTAEEAEGVTYGADVVGKLNKLDMEFVNQQAKAWTDRWNREIAQ; encoded by the coding sequence ATGAAAAAGTGGATTAGCGGTTTGGCGGCAGTGGCAATGACATCGGTATTACTTGCAGGATGCGGCAGCAGTACAGAGAATGCAACAGGCGGATCAGGCAGCGGGGGCACGGCGCCAACCAAACTGGTCATCTCCACTTGGGGGTTCTCGGAAGATTTCTTCAATGAAGAAGTATTTGGTCCATTTGAAAAAGAACATAATGTAGACATCGTGCTTGAAGTGGGCAACAACGCTGAGCGTTTGAACAAAATCCGCCAAGGCACATCCAATGTCGATGTGATTTATTTGTCTGATTACTATGCACAGCAAGGTATTGATGAAGGTTTGTTTGAAAAAATCGACCGTTCCAAAATTCCGAATGTGAATGATATTTATGATATTGCCAAAGCACCGCTTGGCGAAGATTACGGCCCGGCTTACACGGTTGGACAGCTCGGAATCGCTTATAACCCGGACCTCGTTTCCAAAGAAGTCACTTCATGGGCTGATCTGTGGGACCCGGCTTTTGCCAATAACCTGACGATTCCGAATATTACGGCAACAGCAGGCCCGATGGTCTTGGATGCAGCATCCCGTGTAGCCGGAAATGATACGTTTAATGAAGATGCAGCATTTGCGGAGCTGAAAAAATTAAGCGGCAACGTAGTTAAATTTTACACACAAACTTCCGAATTCGTGAACATGTTCTCCCAGGAAGAGATTGCTGGCGGACCAATTATGGAAATGTACTTCAAGGATCTGAAAGCGGCAGTGCCAAATGCGAAGTTTGTTACACCTAGCGAAGGTGCGTATGCAGTCATGAATACGATCAACGTTGTAAAAGGCAGCAAAAACAAAGAACTCGCCGAAGAATTCATCAACTGGCAGTTGAGCCAGGATGTACAAGCCAAATCGGCCAAAGCCAAAGTGGACTCCCCAGTGAATACGAAGGTTGAATTGACTGCTGAAGAAGCTGAAGGCGTAACATATGGTGCTGATGTCGTTGGCAAACTGAACAAGCTGGATATGGAATTTGTGAATCAACAGGCCAAAGCATGGACAGATCGCTGGAACCGTGAGATTGCACAATAA
- a CDS encoding Na-translocating system protein MpsC family protein, which produces MELLDSNESKKKMCQYYNEISKELFGFGTTLLRVTIDQNIVTFYAKHRRSPRSDALEGEAPGLKLEVDFRMSVLYKKKFREKLEQHMGLPIEAVLRDYDASTQWAITNVILEQA; this is translated from the coding sequence ATGGAACTGCTGGACAGCAATGAGAGCAAGAAGAAGATGTGCCAGTATTATAACGAAATTTCGAAGGAACTGTTCGGCTTTGGCACCACTCTCCTGAGAGTGACCATTGATCAGAACATTGTGACCTTCTACGCGAAGCACCGACGTTCACCGCGCTCTGACGCCCTGGAAGGGGAGGCCCCCGGCTTGAAGCTGGAAGTGGACTTCCGCATGTCTGTCTTGTATAAGAAGAAATTCAGGGAGAAGTTGGAGCAGCACATGGGTTTGCCAATCGAAGCTGTATTACGGGATTATGATGCGTCCACGCAGTGGGCCATCACGAATGTGATATTGGAACAGGCATAG